A window from Podospora bellae-mahoneyi strain CBS 112042 chromosome 1 map unlocalized CBS112042p_1, whole genome shotgun sequence encodes these proteins:
- a CDS encoding uncharacterized protein (EggNog:ENOG503P8NS), with protein sequence MPGLIPLMLGNRASWMPPPSNNTSPTSETAPKLRRQSTQNTDTWQSYRSQRPKPVKRFSLPAPAPLPMIPYSSAEWRKAIAEIKRHHIEKRYRACSARCVEILNAIKGKSQVEPVYLIYLHFYAATSLEILARPLPSSSHRTDTLQQARNHFNRASALINAAEESVVSKARSSSSMSSRGSSCHSPSSSISSSRAWTPETPTESVSSCEDSCSRDISPKRVKKVSFSLPKEEPIQINIPEPMIRPDSPTLGFDDFYFSSPVLSQKLPDLPVSPKFQERFQEVEYPLHTIHESEDEHDDSSLASPTSVTSEEEDENAYMISQTVDRCCEHLSGLRKQLNRHSANVDQWLRSPNLASAARARANSEVEDKQARIERLRKMNWERTRFDPTRYEELCDEVMAELS encoded by the coding sequence ATGCCTGGACTCATTCCCTTGATGCTCGGCAACAGAGCGAGCTGGATGCCGCCTCCGTCCAacaacacatcaccaacatcggAGACGGCGCCAAAGCTCAGACGCCAATCCACCCAGAATACCGACACATGGCAGAGTTACCGATCACAGCGTCCGAAGCCGGTCAAGCGCTTCTCActtccagcaccagcacctcTTCCAATGATTCCCTATTCATCAGCGGAGTGGAGGAAAGCCATCGCTGAGATCAAGAGACATCACATCGAGAAGAGATACAGGGCCTGCTCAGCACGATGTGTGGAAATcctcaacgccatcaagGGCAAGTCTCAGGTTGAGCCAGTATATCTGATCTATCTTCACTTCTATGCCGCCACTTCATTGGAGATTCTCGCCCGACCTCTCCCATCAAGCTCACACAGAACCGACACCCTTCAACAAGCCCGCAACCACTTTAATCGCGCATCCGCCCTCATCAACGCTGCCGAGGAATCCGTCGTCAGTAAAGCACGATCCAGCTCATCCATGTCGTCACGAGGCTCGAGCTGTCACTCGCCATCAAGTTCCATCAGCAGCTCTCGAGCTTGGACCCCAGAGACACCCACCGAGTCCGTTTCATCTTGCGAAGATAGCTGCAGCAGGGATATCTCCCCCAAACGTGTCAAGAAggtctctttctccctccccaaggAGGAACCCATCCAGATCAACATTCCAGAGCCCATGATCCGCCCAGACTCACCCACCCTCGGATTTGACGACTTTTACTTCTCCTCACCAGTCCTCTCGCAAAAGCTGCCCGACTTGCCAGTAAGCCCCAAGTTCCAGGAAAGGTTCCAGGAGGTCGAATATCCATTACACACCATTCACGAAAGCGAAGACGAGCATGACGACTCGTCATTAGCATCCCCCACATCAGTGACgtcagaggaagaggacgaaaACGCGTACATGATCTCCCAGACTGTCGACCGCTGCTGCGAACACCTCTCCGGTCTGCGAAAACAACTCAACCGTCATTCCGCCAATGTGGACCAGTGGCTCAGGTCGCCAAATCTTGCCTCTGCTGCTCGTGCTAGGGCGAATAGTGAGGTGGAGGATAAGCAAGCCAGGATTGAGAGGTTACGGAAGATGAACTGGGAGAGAACGAGGTTTGATCCGACGCGATATGAGGAGCTTTGCGACGAGGTCATGGCGGAGCTTTCCTGA
- the CMK2 gene encoding Calmodulin-dependent protein kinase cmk2 (EggNog:ENOG503NVBD; COG:T): MSPSAKFRHVLSSFVSNMLNRLHGQPESYDKKSKYRFGRTLGAGTYGIVREAEGPDGRVAIKIILKKNVRGNERMVLDELDMLQRLKHPHIVKFVDWFESRDKYYIVTELATGGELFDRICQQGKFTEKDASQTIKQVLGAVDYLHKNNVVHRDLKPENLLYLTKEADSDLVLADFGIAKMLGTKDEVLTTMAGSFGYAAPEVMLKQGHGKPVDMWSLGIITYTLLCGYSPFRSENLQDLIDECSACHVVFHDRYWKDVSDDAKDFILKLLKAKPEDRWSSEQALAHPWLSGENATDHNLLPEISAYLTRARLRRGIEMVKLANRIEALKMQEDDPENSDMPKDATSAANQTRHFQSGKNANEEGSSGGGGSSGEKKEGEQATGEKRTLSKAIKGAIFREVVMAKVREMKEQEETLKVTGEATGEGSK; this comes from the exons atgTCACCTTCAGCCAAGTTCCGCCATGTCCTCTCGAGCTTCG TCTCGAACATGCTCAATCGCCTGCATGGGCAACCTGAGAGCTATGATAAGAA GTCCAAATATCGTTTTGGGCGCACCCTAGGCGCGGGCACCTATGGCATCGTCAGAGAGGCCGAGGGCCCTGATGGCAGGGTTGCTATCAAGATCATCCTGAAGAAGAACGTGCGGGGCAACGAGCGCATGGTCCTCGACGAGCTGGACATGCTCCAACGTCTCAAGCACCCTCACATCGTCAAGTTCGTTGACTGGTTCGAGTCGAGA GACAAGTACTATATCGTCACAGAACTTGCCACCGGTGGAGAGCTGTTCGACAGAATTTGCCAACAGGGCAAGTTCACCGAGAAGGACGCCTCCCAAACCATTAAGCAGGTCTTGGGCGCCGTCGACTATCTCCACAAGAACAATGTCGTTCACAGAG ATCTCAAACCCGAGAACTTGCTCTACCTTACCAAAGAGGCCGATTccgacctcgtcctcgccgaTTTTGGCATCGCAAAGATGCTCGGCACCAAGGACGAGGTTCTTACCACCATGGCTGGCTCTTTCGGGTATGCCGCCCCCGAGGTCATGCTCAAGCAGGGCCACGGCAAGCCTGTGGATATGTGGTCCCTGGGTATCATCACCTACACCCTCCTGTGCGGTTACTCGCCATTCCGGTCCGAGAACCTCCAGGATCTCATCGACGAGTGCAGCGCCTGCCACGTCGTCTTCCACGACCGGTACTGGAAGGACGTCAGTGACGATGCCAAGGATTTCATCCTGAAGCTGCTGAAGGCTAAGCCTGAAGACCGGTGGTCTAGCGAG CAAGCCCTCGCTCACCCCTGGCTCAGCGGCGAGAACGCCACCGACCACAACTTGCTGCCTGAGATCAGCGCTTATCTCACTCGCGCGCGCTTGCGCAGAGGCATCGAGATGGTCAAGCTGGCCAACCGCATCGAGGCGCTCAAGATGCAGGAAGATGATCCCGAGAATTCGGACATGCCAAAGGATGCTACGTCAGCAGCGAACCAGACGCGTCATTTCCAGTCGGGCAAGAATGCTAACGAAGAGGgcagcagcggtggtggcggcagcagtggagagaaaaaggagggtGAGCAAGCAACGGGGGAGAAGCGCACGTTGAGCAAGGCGATCAAGGGGGCTATTTTCCGTGAGGTTGTTATGGCCAAGGTCAGGGAAatgaaggagcaggaggagacgtTGAAGGTTACTGGGGAGGCtacgggggaggggtcgaaGTAA